TGCACCGCTTCCGTGCCGACGCCGCGTCCCGCGTCGCGATGAAAGAACCAGCAGGCCGCGTGCGTCTTGTACGGTGCCTTGTTCTTGGAGAAACGCACGTCGCGGTGAATGCGGAACACCGATTTCTTCGGTGAGCCCACGATCTCCGGCGCAATCGTGGCGAGGTGCACGTCCACCTCTTCCACCAGCAGCGCCAGCGGGCGCTTGATCTCACGCTCGAAATCCGCGCGATGCTCCTCGAACCACTCCTTGCGGTTGTGCTTCGCGATGCCACGCAAGAATATGAACGCCTTGGGTGTGAACTGCGTGAAGCTGTCGCCGATCAGGTCTTTCATGACATCCCCGAGGACATCGACATGGCCATCGCGTCATTCGACGACGTCGTGGCCGGAAACAGAAAGCGCAAAAACAACCCGGAGCGCTCGCCCCACGCCCGCTCGTCATGCAGCGCGCCATCCGCTTCCATGTACAGCAGGTCGTGTCCGGGCTGCCAGCCTTTGCGCAACAACATACGATACAGCAACCGCGTGCCCTTCAGCATGCGCGCCTCGCCCGTGCCCACATCGAGCCAGATCTTGAGCTCGGGACGCATGCCGTTGTTGGCCACTAGCTGACGCACAATCCAACGATCGTCCCACCACACACTGGGCGACAACAAGCCGATCTTCCCGAACACCGCCGAGTGCGTCAGGCCGAGATGCAGCGTGAGCAGGCCACCGAGTGAACTGCCGGCCAATCCCGTGTCCCGCGCGCCGCGGCGGGTGCGCCAGTTGTGGTCCACCCACGGCTTGAGCTCGTACACCAACATCTGCCCGTAGCGATCAGCCAGACCGCCTGCATCGTGGGCGTTGTCGCGCGTCGGCGTGTACTCATCAATGCGATCGCGGCCGGCATTGCCGATCGCCACGATGATCATCGGTTCGATCACCTGCGCATGCATGAGGGCGCGCGCGGTCGTGTCGATGCCCCACTGCACCCCGAACGGCGACATGGCGAGATCGTCGAACACGTTCTGCCCGTCGTGCAGATACAGCACCGGGTACCGTCGGTCGCTGTTCAGGTCATAGTCGGGCGGCAAACAGACGATCACGTCGTGCGGGTGCGGCAGAAACCGCGAACGGATCTCCGTGAAATGCAACAGAGACCCCACCACCCGGGGAATCGGCGGTGTGGGGTGCAGTTCGTCGGAGAGCCCCGCATGGACCACGGTGGAGAACGTGTTGGGGCTGGGGAAGCCGTTAGGAGGCGAACGTGTGGGGGCAACCGGAAGTACCGGGGCCGGTGGACCACGGTGGTCGCAACCTAAGCGGGTGGGTGGCGCGGGGCATAGCTTGAAATGCGCGGTGCGTGCGCTACCCCTGGCTCGGTCAGACCGGGTCGCTTACGCTCCCGGTCTGGACGAATGCATCGAGATTCGACAGGGCACGCATGCCCATGTTGGTGCGCGTCTCGATCGTGGCGCTACCTAAATGCGGCAACAGCACGACGTTCTCGAGCTCCTTGAGTTCGGCGGTCACACTCGGCTCGAATTCATACACGTCGAGACCGGCGCCGGCGATCTTGCGCTCCTTCAGCACCGACGTGAGCGCCGCTTCGTCGACCACATCTCCGCGCGCGGTGTTCACCAGATACGCGTGCGCCGGCATGAGCGCCAACGTGCGTGCGTTCATGAGGTGACGTGTGTCGGGCGTGGCCGGGCAATGCAACGACACCACATCCGCGCGCGCTAGCAACGTCTCCAGCGAATCGACCCGCTCGGCGCCGGCCGGTCCCGCTGTCGCGGGATCATCGATGCGCGGATCGCGTGGTGCATAGTAGATGATCTTCATGTCGAACGCTGCGGCGGCCTGGCGCGCCACGGCGCGACCGATGCGACCGTAGCCCACGATGCCGAGCGTCT
The Gemmatimonas sp. DNA segment above includes these coding regions:
- a CDS encoding alpha/beta hydrolase-fold protein, whose product is MVHAGLSDELHPTPPIPRVVGSLLHFTEIRSRFLPHPHDVIVCLPPDYDLNSDRRYPVLYLHDGQNVFDDLAMSPFGVQWGIDTTARALMHAQVIEPMIIVAIGNAGRDRIDEYTPTRDNAHDAGGLADRYGQMLVYELKPWVDHNWRTRRGARDTGLAGSSLGGLLTLHLGLTHSAVFGKIGLLSPSVWWDDRWIVRQLVANNGMRPELKIWLDVGTGEARMLKGTRLLYRMLLRKGWQPGHDLLYMEADGALHDERAWGERSGLFLRFLFPATTSSNDAMAMSMSSGMS
- a CDS encoding D-glycerate dehydrogenase; this translates as MSALSTDTKNVRVVVTRKMPAAVEAEIAARYDALFNKTDLALAPDQLKQVLQQADIVMTTVTDRWTEDIFNVPGIRARMLCNVGVGVNHINVAAAKRAGITISNTPDVVTDDTADIAIALMLMTMRRLGEGERHVRSGAWGGLRPTFMLGRTLRGKTLGIVGYGRIGRAVARQAAAAFDMKIIYYAPRDPRIDDPATAGPAGAERVDSLETLLARADVVSLHCPATPDTRHLMNARTLALMPAHAYLVNTARGDVVDEAALTSVLKERKIAGAGLDVYEFEPSVTAELKELENVVLLPHLGSATIETRTNMGMRALSNLDAFVQTGSVSDPV